A segment of the Devriesea agamarum genome:
GCCAAAACCATCATGAAAAGGGATTCCACCGCGGCTAAGGCCAACCACGGTTCAACCCCGACGTACACTCCGGTCCACGACAGTAGCGGGATAAAAAAGCTGAGTCCCCAGACCAGTCCGCAAATCGCGGTGAGAAAGCGGGAACGAACGTGGGATGCCGCGCTGAGAAAAGCCACAGAGATAGGCATGAGGTACCACTGGTTGTACCCGGGGAACGCCAAAAAAGCGAGGAATCCTCCGATGGCCGCACAGATTAAGGCGGCACATACTCCTAGCGGACGCGCTGAAGTCGGGGGCGCCGCCTGGGCGCGGCGGGAATCTGTCATGCGGGAAACTCCCGGCGCGGTTCGACCGGCTGGGTTGCATCGGGAGTCCAGGACTCCAAGCTGCCGGGGACCTGCGGCGCTTGCGGGATGTCGTCTCGACCGTCAAAAACCAGGTGCCCGGCAGCGAACGCCATGAGGGCCCGCGGACCGTTGCCTGAGGAGAGGTCGGGCAACCGTGGCGTGCGCGACCGCGGATCGGTGGACCAGGTTTGGATGCGCTCATCCGCACCGCGGACGATGAGATCCCAGGGACGCCAAATCACAAGAGTGGCAGGCACCCCCGCCAGGAGACTGCCCGGATGATCATCCCCGAGCAATCGATGCCCGCCACGGCTGGCGGCAAGAAAGGCTGCCCGGTCGCTCAGGCGCTGATCCGGGGAGGCATCCCTGGTCGCGGCGAGCATCCATTGCCACGGGTCCTGGAAACCGAGCTCACCGCCTGAGCCAAACGTGAGGACGGTGCCGCTCGCGGTGAGGTCACCGAACGGCGCATCAGTCCGCTCACAAGGCGCCATCACCTCAATCGAACCTTCACGGCGCGGCAAACCCGGGATGCGATGCAGAATCCCGCGGGCGAGATCAGTGGGGCGGGGCGTGGGGTCGGCAATGTTCCCCGCGCAGGAGTCGACGAACGGGGGTGTGACCAAGCAGCCATCGAGGCTGATAGAACGCACCGTGGGATGCAGCACGCGGGCGCTAGAGGCTGAACCAATCCAGGCCACAACCCCATTGTCAATCAACAGAGCATCTGCATGGGGGTCGCTCGCGCTATAGACAGCGACATCCAGCAGCAGAAGTGGCTCGCTCAGCCTTACCGTGTCCATCGCACAGATCCTATCCTCTACGCCCGTTGCTCAAGAGATCACAAGGTGCAGGCGACGATACCGCGCCGCACCATGTCCACGGCCCGTCGTGCCGTCTGTCCGAGCTCAGGATCATCGCGCAACTGTTCAAGCAGATCAATTACTTGACGACACTGACGCACGAAATCACCAGCCGATAGATCAGTGCCCTCCAAGCTATCTGCTATCCCCTCCCCCTGCGCCCATCGGTACACAGCAAGCGCAATCCCCGGATCAGGCATAGCGGTGGGCTCAAGACCGCACCTTTGTTCCTGGAACCGCAGCCGCTTCGCAAGCTCCTCGGTGCGCTCGAAGGCGCGTTCAAACCGCGGATCTTCAGGAATTACCGGTATTCGGCCCTCGTCTCGTCGCGCCTCAAACGTCGTGGTTGACACCATCGCCGCAAGCAGCGGCGGATCGAGATCAGCCCAAGTCCCGTGGCGAAGGCACTCGGCGATGAGCACATCTCGCTCACTGAACAAACGTTTTAATCTGTGCCCGTACTCGGTGGGTACGATGCGTCCGGTGTCCTCGCGCAGATAACCGAGAGTCATCAGAAGGCTGATGAGAGCATCGAATGCCTGCGCGATGGTGGACGTCCGCCGGTCTATCTTGCGCACGAGATCCTCATGTTCCCGTTTGGCTTTTCGATACCGTACGGCCCATCGCCGATGAGAATCGCGCTCAGGGCATAGATGGCACGGATGCTCGCGCAAGCTTGTCCGCAGTGCGTTGAGTTGTTCATCCTGCGCGGCTCGGGATGGCTCCCGATGGCGCAGACGAGCAGCTTCGTCCCGCGCGGAGCCTTTGCTTTTGATACGTTCCCGCAGCGCAGAGGCCAGATCCTTGCGCGCACGAGTTTGGCGTAGCCGGTCGGGCGCAGGGACCCGCAGAGAATCGACGACTGCTGGGCTGCTCGGTAGATCTTTAAATCCGAGGAGTTTTACCCGGCCGTCCTCGGTCACGACTCGGACCCGGGTTCCATGCATATCATCGAGCTGCGGACCGGTTTCAATGACTACGCAGAAGCCTCCACGGCGTCCCGCGGGTATCGCCATCACATCGCCTCGGCGCAATCCGCGGAGGGTCTGCTCCCGGTGTTTTCGTTCGCGTCGATCGCGCTCTCGAGATAATTCTTTTTCTCTCGCCCCAATGGCCTCGCAGGTCGCATCGTAGGCGGGAAAATCGCCGTTATCGCAGGTTACTGCTTTTTTATAGGCATCGACAGTGCGGGAAAGTTCCCGTGCCCGTCGCGCAAGTCCCACTACCTGCCGGTCGGCTTGAAACTGGGCGAAAGACATTTCTAAAAGATCTCGGGCTGCTTTAGCCGTCATGGTTTCGAGCAGATTGACCACCATGTTCGGGGTCGGGCGGAAGGCCGAACGCAGCGGATAAGTGCGTCGGGACGCCAATGCTGCAATGTCTTCTGCGCGAGTTCCCGGCCCTGCCAAGACCACCGCGTGTCCCTCAGTGTCCAGACCGCGACGTCCGGCGCGTCCGGTGAGTTGGGTGTACTCCCCCGGGGTGAGATCCGCATGGGTGAGACCGTTAAACTTGCTGAGCTTTTCGAGCACGACGGTGCGTGCGGGCATATTGATACCCAATGCAAGGGTTTCGGTTGCAAAAACAACTTTGACGAGACCAGCGGAAAACAGCTCTTCAATGGTCTCTTTAAGCAGGGGCAACATGCCGGCGTGATGTGCGGCTAGTCCGTGTTCGGCGCTGAGACGGAACTGCCGCAGACGCAAAACATCGTGATCTTCGGGAGCAATAGCGGCGAGCCTGCGATGAAGCACCGCGCGGATCTGACGCCGTTCATCGGGTGTCGTCAAACTCAGTCTCGCATCCGCGCACTGGCGCAATGCCTGGTCACAGCCGGTCCGGGAAAAAATAAAGACAATAGCGGGCAGCAGTCCGCTGCGATCTAGGAGCCGAATCAGGTCAGGACGGCGCAGCTGTCGGCTTAGAGCGGTTGGTCTTAACGTATTGTGCGCGCGGTCGTGTGAATGGGAGGGGCGTCCGTGGCGGTACCGCCGGTCATGATCGCGCGGATGACGCGAGCGGTCCGGTTGGCTGAGTCGTTCTAATGCCCGCACGAGACCAGGGTTGACCTCACGCTGCTCACTTGCTCCCGGACCGTGAGAAATCACAGGGTGCCCGTGGCGGTCCACGAACAGATCCATGAGGTCATGGCCGACCACGAGATGCTGCCACAGAGGGGTGGGTCGGGTTTCTGACACGATGACATCGGTATCCCCGCGCACTTCATGCAACCAGGCCCCGAATTCTTCAGCGTTAGAGACGGTGGCTGAAAGCGCCACTAGTTGCACTGACGCTTCGAGATGAAGAATGACCTCTTCCCAGACGGGCCCGCGAAGCCGATCTGCGAGGTAATGCACCTCATCCATCACCACAAATCCGAGCCCGGCAAGAGTCGGTGAATTGGCGTAAAGCATGTTGCGCAGGACCTCAGTGGTCATCACGACCACCTCGGCGTCGCCGTGGTGCGACATATCCCCCGTTAAAAGTCCGACTCTGCCTTCCCCAAGCCATGACACTAGCTCGGCATACTTCTGATTCGACAGCGCCTTAATCGGGGTGGTGTAGAACACCTTTCGCCCCATCGACAGTGCGATATCGACAGCGAACTCGCCGACGACGGTTTTACCCGCGCCCGTGGGGGCGGCCACCAGAACAGACTTTCCGTTTTCTAGCGACGCACACGCTTGATACTGGAAGCTATCCAGGGGAAATCGATAGCGGCGTGCAAAGCGTTCGATGCGCTCGCTCGGGTGTGACAGGCTGCCTGATGCAGGCGGGATACTCATACGCCGCTCAGACAGGGAGCTGAGGAGTCAGCGAGGATTCGCACGGCGCCGGGCAGGACTCGGGCAGATAGCGGTAACACGGTGCGGGCTTCCCCATCGGCGTAGCTGCGTAAGAGGCGTCCATCACGAACCCCGATGGTGACGCTGCGCACGGGTCGAACCGAAAACTGAGGCACGCTGAGGTGCGCTCCCCGGAATACTCGGGGAAACATGCGTAACAGTCGCGGCCTGCTGAGACCACTGATCATGGCTAAATCGAGGTGCCCATCATTGAGCCGTGCCTGGGGAACAAGCTGCATGCCTCCACCACAAAACGCTCCATTGCACAGGGTCAGAAGTGACGCGTCAAGTTCCTGGCGGGGTCCCCCGTCAATCTCAATCCAATATGGAATTTCATGAAAATGCCGGAGTTCTTGCATCACCGCGACGGTGTAGTTTTTGCCGAATCCACTTTTAGCGCTATTGGCGCGAGCGTTGACGAGCGCATCAAACCCCAGGTTCACACAACCCAGCGCGAGGGAACGGTGAGGTGCCGCCGAGTCATCCAATGAGGACATTTCAATGGCATCAATGTGGATGACAGGACGCGACAACGCTCTTAAGAGTGTCCGAACCGCTTCATCCGGTTTTCCGATCGGTAAACCGAGAGAGCGGGCGAGATCATTACCGGACCCAGCCGGCACAATGCCAAGGCGGACAGGGGTCTGCGCGACGATCTCGGCTCCGAGCGATACCGTGCCATCTCCCCCGACCACGATCAGGGCTGTCAGATCATCGCGTACCACAAGTGCCCGGGCCTGGGCGGTCCGGGCACTGCGTCCGGTCACGTCGACAACGGAGATCCCTGCGACCTTCAATAGCGTGGAGACGTGGACACCGATCCGGTGAGCCGTTCCTGAGGCCGCGGCCGGGTTAATCAGTAACCCGACACGCAGCCTGCTCACGGCGTATCCGCCTTGCTGATCGATGTCGGTGCATCGATGCTTTCTGCTTCACCAATATCGCTGGCCTCATCAACGTCAAGATCTCCCGCTTTTCGGGCCCGGCGTTTGTCATTGATGATGGCGAAAATAACCGCACCGAAGTACAAGCCGCAGATCGGGGCAGCCATAGCGATCATGAAGAACGGGTCCGGGGTGGGGACCATAATCGCTGTAAATAGGAAGATGATGAAGACCACGAACCGCCAGGGCTTGAGCATGGTTCGCCCCTTCATGACCCCGGCAAGGTTCAAGAACACCAGGAACACGGGAAGGGTGAAGGCAGCGCCGAAGGCGAGGATGGTGCGAATAAACAGGTTCAGATATGCGCCGAAGTCGACGATGTTGGTGAAACCCTTGGGGGTGAACTCGAGCAACACCGGGACAGCCTTGGTCATCACCCAATAACCAGCAAGGCACCCGATGGTGAACAGCGGGATGGATGTGCCGAGGAAACCGATGACGTAGCGGCGCTCGTTTCGTTTCAAGCCGGGGGTTACAAAGCTCCAGGCTTCGTAGAGAAGCACCGGAGAGGACAAAATAACGCCGATATAGGCGGAGATTCTGATCTGCGCTTCCAACGGGCTGCCGATGCCCTGGAAGTTCTGCTCAGCCTTTAGTCCGAGGGCGCGAGCTTCGTCAAACGGAGCCGATAAAAGATGCGTCACCCAACCATACAGAAACCACCCAATAATGGTCATGATGACAATGGCTATTGCACATACAAAGAGCCGGTTGCGAAGCTCGATGAGATGCTCACCGAGCGACATGCGCCCCTCGGGATCCTTGGGCCGCCGCGTCTTCTTCTTAAGCGCCACGGACGTCGTCTTCCTCCA
Coding sequences within it:
- the tatC gene encoding twin-arginine translocase subunit TatC, producing the protein MALKKKTRRPKDPEGRMSLGEHLIELRNRLFVCAIAIVIMTIIGWFLYGWVTHLLSAPFDEARALGLKAEQNFQGIGSPLEAQIRISAYIGVILSSPVLLYEAWSFVTPGLKRNERRYVIGFLGTSIPLFTIGCLAGYWVMTKAVPVLLEFTPKGFTNIVDFGAYLNLFIRTILAFGAAFTLPVFLVFLNLAGVMKGRTMLKPWRFVVFIIFLFTAIMVPTPDPFFMIAMAAPICGLYFGAVIFAIINDKRRARKAGDLDVDEASDIGEAESIDAPTSISKADTP
- a CDS encoding DEAD/DEAH box helicase, with protein sequence MSIPPASGSLSHPSERIERFARRYRFPLDSFQYQACASLENGKSVLVAAPTGAGKTVVGEFAVDIALSMGRKVFYTTPIKALSNQKYAELVSWLGEGRVGLLTGDMSHHGDAEVVVMTTEVLRNMLYANSPTLAGLGFVVMDEVHYLADRLRGPVWEEVILHLEASVQLVALSATVSNAEEFGAWLHEVRGDTDVIVSETRPTPLWQHLVVGHDLMDLFVDRHGHPVISHGPGASEQREVNPGLVRALERLSQPDRSRHPRDHDRRYRHGRPSHSHDRAHNTLRPTALSRQLRRPDLIRLLDRSGLLPAIVFIFSRTGCDQALRQCADARLSLTTPDERRQIRAVLHRRLAAIAPEDHDVLRLRQFRLSAEHGLAAHHAGMLPLLKETIEELFSAGLVKVVFATETLALGINMPARTVVLEKLSKFNGLTHADLTPGEYTQLTGRAGRRGLDTEGHAVVLAGPGTRAEDIAALASRRTYPLRSAFRPTPNMVVNLLETMTAKAARDLLEMSFAQFQADRQVVGLARRARELSRTVDAYKKAVTCDNGDFPAYDATCEAIGAREKELSRERDRRERKHREQTLRGLRRGDVMAIPAGRRGGFCVVIETGPQLDDMHGTRVRVVTEDGRVKLLGFKDLPSSPAVVDSLRVPAPDRLRQTRARKDLASALRERIKSKGSARDEAARLRHREPSRAAQDEQLNALRTSLREHPCHLCPERDSHRRWAVRYRKAKREHEDLVRKIDRRTSTIAQAFDALISLLMTLGYLREDTGRIVPTEYGHRLKRLFSERDVLIAECLRHGTWADLDPPLLAAMVSTTTFEARRDEGRIPVIPEDPRFERAFERTEELAKRLRFQEQRCGLEPTAMPDPGIALAVYRWAQGEGIADSLEGTDLSAGDFVRQCRQVIDLLEQLRDDPELGQTARRAVDMVRRGIVACTL
- a CDS encoding diacylglycerol/lipid kinase family protein gives rise to the protein MSRLRVGLLINPAAASGTAHRIGVHVSTLLKVAGISVVDVTGRSARTAQARALVVRDDLTALIVVGGDGTVSLGAEIVAQTPVRLGIVPAGSGNDLARSLGLPIGKPDEAVRTLLRALSRPVIHIDAIEMSSLDDSAAPHRSLALGCVNLGFDALVNARANSAKSGFGKNYTVAVMQELRHFHEIPYWIEIDGGPRQELDASLLTLCNGAFCGGGMQLVPQARLNDGHLDLAMISGLSRPRLLRMFPRVFRGAHLSVPQFSVRPVRSVTIGVRDGRLLRSYADGEARTVLPLSARVLPGAVRILADSSAPCLSGV